Below is a genomic region from Zea mays cultivar B73 chromosome 9, Zm-B73-REFERENCE-NAM-5.0, whole genome shotgun sequence.
AGACTGCAGGATGATCCACTAAAGTGGGTTTTTTCTGAGACCTTCAAGTTGATTGTTACTCAAGTCGACTCgaagcttgggggctacacccattgggtgcacctgatAAAAATCTCAAAAGGAATCGAGAACCTAGACCCTACTTATAAGGGGTTTGGGAGTCAAGAAGCACAGTGAGCAAGTGACGACATATACAGGGACATTGGACCTGCCACCTACGCGAATCTGGATCGAACGTCGTCAGTTCCATCGATGGCGTCTGGACTCACGGGCACAACTCCCAGATGTCTCCTCCTTCGAGACACTTGGCGGCCCTGAACCTACCCCTGCGCGGGTCCGAGTCCGACATGACCAGCCCTGCGGACGAAGCTCCCAGGTGTCTCCCCCTCCGAGACACGTGATGACCCCGGACCTATACCTGCTTGTAACATCACTGGTGCTAAGCATGCTTATACATTTCATATGCATCATGAAAGCATCATCATAAGCATCATTGATCATGCATCACTTACATCAAAATCTTGAATTGTTTGTTGTTTGGTGTGAAGTGATTTCATGCTTTAATTAATGGAAAGCCTATATGATGGAATCTTAGATTATTAAGAAGTACTTATGTGTAGCTAAACCAACTTGAAGAAATTTAGATTTTGTTTTGCTTAGTTTTTCAACTTGATTTCATGTGATGATATCTTCTAAACTTGTATGTGATATGTGTGGTTTAGTAAATGTTTTGCTTAATAAGTAAGGATATTACTAAGAACCAAAACCTAAGGAGTAAGTATCTAACTCCATAAAACTACTAAGTATGTGGACTCAATTTATAAAAGAAATGAAGTCCAACAGAAATAAATATTTGGGGAAATGGGTTAAAAGAAATAGGAAAAATCTGAATTTTTCTAAGTCCATTTCTTTACCTCTCTTCAAACATTGGCCTGTCCATCTAAAGATAATCTTCAAAACAAATTTCTCCAAttacaaaagttgtagataattactCGAGTCACACCCTATAAAAGTTGGCAAACTTTTGAAATTGTTTGATATGTTTTGACATGGCTAGACTTCAATTTTCCACTGATTTGCGCAGCCCTGACAAACCCAGATTTGAAGGTCATTAGCTTGTAAACCAACAACCTAATCACCCTAAGCCCCATAACAAAGTTGTAGCTGTTAGAGTGCGGAACAATCCATCCACAGTGACTGACGCTTGAGGAGCTCGTCTTCTTGTCGTTTTCGCGCTTACAATCTCGGTAGATCGCGTTCGCCAGGTGGCGCTCGCCTGGAGGCATGGACGTCGCGCTCTGCGCGCATCGCGCCTTGTCTTCGCGCGTTGGCAAGCCCACAACCGCGCCCGCTACATTTGCGTCATGCACGCCAACACTCTCGTCTTCCTCCGCTCTCGCTTTGCACCTTCTTGCTCACCTTCGCTCTCCCTTTCTCCACCACTCCGACACAGCGCCACCATGGATGCCGGTGAGTAGCTCCGTGGCCACACCATTTCCATCCTCCACGACCAAAATCTAGTGTCGCGTGTGGGTGGAAGCCCCAATGCCTCTCTCCTAAGCTCGAAGAACGTCGGAGCTTCGTCGTCGGCATCGCCGTGCTTCGGCTCATGCCAGCGCGCGTGGACAGAGCAACTTCGTCCGCCATCCGTCAAACCGAGGTCGCcatcaagttcgccttcgtcggccACGCCTCCTCTCCACCAGGGCCGTTCCTGACTTTTTAGGGGCCTGGTGCGAAATCTGAAATGGAGACCCCATCCACACACAATATATATAATATTCAACGTATACAAATTATTATGCATTATTTTCAAGTTTATAAGATGACAAATATAAAATATAGCAAAAACACATACTTGTTATCTGATGtcattaaaaatatcttctaaTATTTTATGATACAAATCATCGCTTATACCATTAAGATCAATCACATCCAACAACTTCTTTTAGATAAATATAATCGCCAAACCATTTAACCTCTCATAAGTCATTATTGACCTTAAATAGTTCAaaaaatatttcaattttaaaaaTCTTCTCTGTCGATGCAACCATCATGTATATagtaaataatactctctctgtatcaaaatataatttattttgcttctctagttgattcctcatcatctagttgaatatagacataaaaatcaagagttaAAATAAATACTATTTTGGAACGAAGTGAATATTAgataagtaattgagacattagtttaacaatctAAACGAAACTGATCGATAGCGCATCGCTCTTGCGTATTTATGTTTAGGGAAGATATGCTTAGCAGAAAAAAAAGTGCTAACGTCCGTGGCCAGAGGGGCCCTCTGTTTTTGGGGGCCCGGTGCGGCTGCACCCGCCGCACCCCCTCAGGACCGGCCCTGCTCTCCACCTCGACGCTGGTGAGCCTCCGGCCAATCTGctccctctctctttctctctctgttCTATGAAAGGAGACAAGGGTAGCAGACGAAAATGGGGTAGAACCCAAGGGGTTTTCTGGAAAGCATCatagactcaggggaatagtgtccGAGGACCTAAAATCAAGGATTTGTGTATGGTTAAAACCCGAGGTCTAACATGCAAAACGGGtttccctttttttcttttcttttctttcggtTTAAACCGCATagaaccttggaaaattcataactcgacGAGTTTTAGAGCACAAAATTTCATGAAATAAATTTTGTGGTACTTCTATGTAATAGATCTAAAGTTTAAATATGTTGCATATCGAGTTCCTAATACTTTTATGCACAGTTTTGAGTTAAACAAGGAAACCAAGCTTTTCTTCTAAAAAAATTGGTGACTGAATAATGGTCAGAAAAATATGATTCTAATTTTTTTATGTTTCTCCTAAGATTATCTATCTGTGATAAATATGTTAGTGGTATGTTTACTGAGAAAATGAATTTTGTGAATTAAAAAGTGAAGTTGCTGATTAAATTAGTAGATAAATAGCAAACTCACTGGGATTGGTGTGAAACTTTTTGTGAGTATGACTTATGTGGTTTGTCACGCCTGAGTTAAATATGAGCCACTGGTTATATAGAAATTTTGTGAGTTATGGTTTAAAAACATAAAAGGTTGTTTTCTTTAGAAAAATCATAGAAAGAGATTTACCATGAAAATGAACATGTAGATTAGGCCACCTGAAGATTTGACCATATACACAGAAGGTCAGAGTCAGTAACAGGTGGGTCTATAGGTGACCAATAGATTGGGCTATATGGGCCGGCACGAAGCACGACCATTTTGGCTCGAGCACAGGCACGACACGATAGTAATAGTGTTTGAGTTGACACGAGGCTTGTTATGGGCTGTGTTTGGGATTGAGTACAAGCCCATCGAACGGCATGAGTATACCCCATTTACTCCCGGTCCATTTATCACAATGATAGGCACGAACAACTCATCAAACTAAGTACGACACATCACGACCCATGTGTGGCTCAACCTTATTTATTCTAATTTAGCCCACCATATATATAATTATGACCAATTCGACCATCactttcatgctattttcgagttATGCTATAAAAATAGAAAAATAAACAAGAAAAAACATGTTATTTTTGAACTCTGTTACAAGTCAGGCCTTAGATTTAGCACGATACGATATAATAGCCCGACATGACCGTTTAAAAACTAATTAGTCCGTGTTTAAGCTTAGACTTTGATCCACGAATACGACACGACCCGCTATTTATCCGTACCGTACCTCCGCCCAATTAATTCGGCACGATGGCCGCATCTCTTCGTAAAGTTGTTACTAGTTTACTACCAACCACTCTCAATTTCTCCCAAATAAAAATTCATCGAAACAATGCAGCAAGAGATTGGCTATTTATGGCTAGCTTGGAATAGATTGAAGAATGAAACAGATCTTTTCTCTCTCCTTTTCAACGTGCCTCGAGCTACTACGACTGACGCGAGCCAGTAAGTGAATAAACGGTGCTCTAATCAAGATTCAAGACTAGAGGCCGTTCACTGCCCACAAGTTTCTACTGCTTTGGCTCTGCCGCGCGAGCGCGACATCCCACCACCGGAGCCGGAGACGTCGCGGCTCGTTGACAGCCTCTGCTTGCTGCCGCTCCTCTCGTCACCGCCGTCGCACGCCCATGCCGCCGGCCTCTCCTTCGACTTGCTCACCTGCACGGAAGATGGTAGTGTTTATTATTTGCGACTAAAGATTCTAACATTGAATATAGAAGCATGCAAGTTTCATGTCTGAACATGTTTGCATCTCAACAGGCGACAGATCTTTTGAAGTACAATTTGGAATGCCATTTGTATACGCGGCGACTCTCACACTTCAAAAAAATTTGTTTtcaagaagtcaaagaattctaacTCTAATAAAATATATAAACAATGAGTAATATTAAGATACACCTTAATGAGGGTGTGTTTAGAAGCGAAGTATTTCCGAACCATGGTTTTAACAATGACACAATTATAATATTTTTATATCACTCCTAGTTATACGTATTTGGAGACAAAGTGTCTTAAACCATATTATTTATATACATGTGCTAGACTAGTTATAGACAAAAACTTTGGATTAGAGTGGGGTTTCAAATACTCAAAAAAAAACCATAGTATCTACAAAATCATGATATTCAAAACAGAGTTTTCTACAATATAGCCAAACACCTCTCGATAAAAAAAATACTACAGTATTCTTCAATACCATTGTTTTATCTCAAAACTTAAAAAATTCTTATGGGGTGTACTATAATTTAACAGCTGCGTCGAGCGCATCGCATTCAGCAGAGCCAAAAAGCAGGCAACTGTGAAAAAAGAGCAACAAAACAAGAGCTTACCATGAAACAGAATCCAGAGAGGCCCAGATCCGGTTCCAGGCCAGCCCAACCGGTCCTCGGCCGCTTCGCCGTCGAACCCCGCCTCCCAGCGCCGTTAAACGACGACGGTGTTTGCGCACCCTTACTTCTTGCAGGAGGCGTCGGCCGCAATGGCGACGTCGACGGTGGCAACGAGGTGCTGCTAGGACCCTGGGCACTGCGGCTCGTCGGAAGCCCGCCGAAGAACCCGGCGCCGTCCAGGTCGTCCTGGAACATGTCCACGAACAGCTGCTGCAGCTCCTCGAAGCTCTCCTGCACGTTGACGGATGGACTGGACTGGGTCAGCGCACGGATCTCGACGCGTGAGGGGTGCTCCAGATCTTGGCCAGCGGGTGCGGGCGTTACCGTTGGCGTGGCCTGGCTCATCATGTCGGCCATCTCTCCGAGGAAGTCGCCCATCCCCGACAGCTGCGGATGGTAAGGTATGGTATGGATGATGCATGTTGCATGCACGATCAGAGAAGAAAGAGACTGTCAGCAAAGCAAATCGAATCGAATTTCCCCCGCGAACCAAACCCCTGAAGAACACCGGTTGGGCCGGAAAATACGATACTGAGGGCACATGCATGCGATTGAGTTCGGTCGAGTAGTTACGTCAGCGTCGTCGTCCTCGCTGTCGTAGACGCCGACGTCGTAGAGGAGCCGCTTGTTGGAGTCGGAGAGCACTGCTTCGACCGGTATGGATCATGTAATGCAATGTAAGAAATTCGCTTTTGGGCGGCCAAGCTAATGATCGATCAATGGAGGAGCAAGGAGGGGGAGACGGGAAGTGGTCACCGGAGTAGGCGCCCTGGATCTCCTGGAACCGCTCCTTGGCCTCCTCCACGCGCGCCGAGCTGCCGGACGCCGAGCACCTGTCCGGATGCCATATCTGCATGCAACCAGGTGTAGATAAATTCAGTGGGAATGGTTCCCGATTTGGAGCGGTTGATTGGCGAGCTCGAAAGGAAGGCGTACCATGGCGAGCCTCCGGTACGCGACCCTGAGCTCGGCGTCGGTGCACTCCCTGTTGAGCCCGAGCACGGCGTAGAGGTCGGCGCCAGGAgctgcctcctggtcctggatgttGCCGCACTGACCGGCAGTCATGTCGGCTGGCGCCGGCGCGCGCCGAGGCTGCCGCTCTGCTCGACTGCTCTGCTCGAGAGGAGGGGGGTTGCAGAGTGGCGTGCACCGGAGAAGGGGAAGGGGTCCGGCCAGAAGCAAACAAACaggggcgaggcgaggcgaggcgaggcgagtggCGCAAGTTGCTTGGCTGGCTTGCGGTTCCACGCTAAACGCGAAGGCTCCAGAAGCTGGACCTGACACCGACGCCTGCTTGCGGTTTTAAAGACGGAAAGTATGTGGTCACATCACCTTTTAATTAACGTCATGCTAACAAAGATATTTACCGTAGTAAAAAGGGTTTGCGTGAAACATGATTCGTAAAAGTTAGAAACAAAGGTACTTACGGCTTTACGACTCTGCTACGATACTAAAGAGTAAATGGGTTCACAAATCACAACGGCGGCGCTGAGTGAGTGAAGGAGGGATTGTGGGGTCGCGGAGATGATGAGAAATGATTtaaataatattatttatttaATTTTATTGAGTAAAAGAGAAGATTATCTATTAATTTGAATTGTTTAAATTTGGGTATAATTTATTTAGTGGATTTAGTGAAGGTTATGAGTGTAGGCGTAATTTGGTTCGGTGAGTTTTAAAAGTTTAAACGATTGTATTATGTAGTGGTATACACTATACAATTTATGTTGTAAGTTGCCCGGCTCTATTATTATAAAGTAATTATGTTGTATGGAGGCCATGGTTCAATAAATAAAGCAATTAATCGAAACACTGAATGGCAATGCAAAAATGTACTTGATCGGCGGGCACAATGGCTCACAAGACCCAATCACCCAATGGCCGACTTGATCTACGGGCACAACGGATTCTCTAGATTAACCTTAGATTTATTTCAAAATGAGTTTTTCTATAcacgtaagacaacttttttcttaGGCCCTGTTCCGAAGCGAGTAAAGACATGTTTGGAAGCATCGAATTAAGTAACTGGTTTATAAAAAAAAAACTAGTTCCAAACATACTAGTTTATATCCAGTTTATAGAAACTAGAGATAGAAACCGAGAATCTAATTTCTATAAAAACTAAGGTCCTATTTAGAAGTAACCCAATTTTTTAAAAAACCAGTTTCTATGTTTTATCTAAGAGAGGCCAgcttcttggtttttaagaaaccGAGAATCTAATTTCTATAAACTGAGTTATAAACTAGTATATTTGGAACCAccttaatttatataaacttagcTAAATGCAGTTTATAAAAACTGAGGTGGCTCCAAACACCATTAACTAGTTTTTTTAAATCGGTTTCTATAAACTGGAGATACAAACTAGATTCTTAAAAATGGTTTGCTTCCAAAAATGACCTAAGTTTTTAAGAATTCAGGTTCTATCACCAGTTTCTACAAAATGGTTTATAAAAAAAATTGGTTAATAGTGTTTGAAAACCACCTCAATTTCTACAAACTAGTTTTAGCTAAGGAAGACTAAATTCAGTTTTTATAAACTGGTACGTTTATAACCACCTTAGTTTTTATAAACTAGATTCTTAAAAGCTGAGGGCTtctaaacatacctttactttgtTCCTTCTCAAAATATAATGATTGCATCTTCATAAAAAATACTATCTTAACAATATTGATTTTCTACTTTTAAATTGGAAAGTACATTTATTTTTAGGATAGAGAGATGAAATAAAGTGTTGCAATGCAAGCACCGGAGGGAGGCGGAACCCTCGGGAAGTCGGGATCTTTATGACGAAAGTGCTTTGATATTGAGTGAATTAAGATGGATCCCAACCATGGATAGTAACGGGTCATCATTTAAATAATTATTTAgctcttaattaattttagtttaaaatGAGTAAAATATAGTCTAACAAtttttaaattttatagtgtaaaaattATAGTCCATTACCACTTCTAACCACAACTCTTCTATGCATTTTTAAAAatcaatttacaaaattaattaaAACCGCTTATATCTATAAAAGAGTGATGCTTCGAACTTGCAAGAGAAGCCCCGAAGATTATGGGTCGATAGAAAAGATTAttagactgtctccagcaacgtcctctatatacatCATCTATATCCGTTctttacagtcttctctaaaagatttcatctcctatatctactttctctccaacaacatcctctaaatcacgtcctctatatgtaaatacctatattaaagatattttttattttttaatttttgtacatacgtatttgtcatactttcaaatgtattgtacatattttaattttaaccggttgtttaaagtattcaaatagatagagaaccgtttagagaaactctacatatagaggatccagcagcgttctctaaatttagaggaccgtttagaggacgttgctagAGGGAGTAGAGGACGTcatcgtcctctaaatttagggtacagAACCCTTTAGAGCTCCTTGTTAGAGCTAGTCTTAGAATGTCACGTACCCAAGGATAATAAGGTGACATAAGCCACTAAAGGATGTCAAGTTAGATTTATGGTATAGTGAGAGAAATAAAGTGGAGAGAGAGAACGACATGTTCATTAGTAGCCAGCTGAGAGTGGGATGCACATAggtgttgttgggggccttcggcttccgaaggtcctcaaaaatatgatttgacaatgtttttcaAGTGAAACAtgcgaacaggtatcttcggattcggatcatgagcatacagagcatggttaagacgaagcttgagccagacgaaagatgattacgacgaaggataaggtgatcacgaagctgcgcgcaggaaagcttcgacatgacagcagaaaaggggaaccgacttaaagatgaaaaggcaaattagacctcgaaggattactatagagttattagcaaatgtaaagggcatgaatgtaattttacatgggctgcgtcccttgcctataaatagatgaacagtacccccgtactgtttggcattcgctttttgcatcacgcctgtatctttactttccgtcaaaccgaaggtacatttataatttgttattttgaatatggtaatgcaaataaaaataagttgatgacaatgtttatattattttttatttcgtatatgaattcttccttatcatttattgtgtttacgaaggtttttccttcacaaccttcatccggaattcattatatccgaagggacataatgtcttgaaggacgaaggactttagtatttaacactttttatgttgccttgttcttaactcttagcatttgagaacaagtctccaacaggtgtgtttggttgcaatgacaggacGGGACGGGATGGAACGATCCCtcaaataaggttgtttggttcaGGGTCAAGGGTTGGGATAGGACTATCCTAGTGTTGTCTCCACTTATCTCTCAAAATTGTAGGGGCGGGAGAGGACGTCCTTGTACTGACTGTCCTGCAACCAAACGCACTCAGGCTCTCTGTGTGAGAGAGAAGTGGACCGAGTATTAAATGTACAACTTGTCATATGAAAGTGTTATTATATGAGTAAACTTGCCAGTCAGACAGTGCAATGAGGGAAGAGCCCCTGATCGATGGGGCACATTAGTCTGTTGGAAGTGGCAGATACGTTAACTCTGAAAGAGCCCACCCCCAGTCAAACCCTGCGGTACCGAGCCTGGGATCGGGCATGGCAGAACCTGATAGGGGAGGTCGGGCGTGTTGGAaggaaaccactcgagtggatgCCGCGCTTGGCCCCAGACTGACTTGCCATAAATAGTTGACCGCATTTAACCTCGCCTGACACCGAGCCACAGCGCAGCGCTGGCCCacttcccactcatgacctacgagccccCCACCCGACTACACCATGTTAATGGCTCACACACATCTTGGTCTGCGACGCACTTATGGCCTATCGGACTAGACCTGAGTGCACATACCTTCGACATGCACTACACGACGGGCTGCGCCGAGCCCCATGCTATGGAGGCCAGGGGTCGGTGTAGCTAAAATGGTGACGCTTAGGACTATCGTCGCCCTTACGCCATCCGCCACGATAAATACGAGACAACCAGATACCCTCAGGCCCCACGAGTACGCATGGCTCCACCCAGGGTAAAATACTGATTTTACCCTTGCCttacggctccttcccaaggaagCCACCACTGGTCGACACCTCTCTCAACCTATAAAAGGGAGAGGCTGACCTCTAGGCAAGGGGATGGAAAAGAAGAAAGCTCTTGGGGCAACCAAACACCTTTAGACAGACACGAACCCACAAGGACGAACAGGAGGAGGAGCGTCGACAAGGACCAGGAGACCGAAGCCCCACCAAaccaagacttagctaggactccacccAACAACTTTTAAGCTCCACTTCCACCCCAATAAAGAGACTTGGGAGCATCT
It encodes:
- the LOC103637950 gene encoding dnaJ homolog subfamily B member 3, whose product is MTAGQCGNIQDQEAAPGADLYAVLGLNRECTDAELRVAYRRLAMIWHPDRCSASGSSARVEEAKERFQEIQGAYSVLSDSNKRLLYDVGVYDSEDDDADLSGMGDFLGEMADMMSQATPTESFEELQQLFVDMFQDDLDGAGFFGGLPTSRSAQGPSSTSLPPSTSPLRPTPPARSKGAQTPSSFNGAGRRGSTAKRPRTGWAGLEPDLGLSGFCFMVSKSKERPAAWACDGGDERSGSKQRLSTSRDVSGSGGGMSRSRGRAKAVETCGQ